A stretch of the Vitis vinifera cultivar Pinot Noir 40024 chromosome 16, ASM3070453v1 genome encodes the following:
- the LOC100261661 gene encoding stilbene synthase 1: MASVEEIRNAQRAKGPATILAIGTATPDHCVYQSDYADYYFRVTKSEHMTELKKKFNRICDKSMIKKRYIHLTEEMLEEHPNIGAYMAPSLNIRQEIITAEVPKLGKEAALKALKEWGQPKSKITHLVFCTTSGVEMPGADYKLANLLGLETSVRRVMLYHQGCYAGGTVLRTAKDLAENNAGARVLVVCSEITVVTFRGPSEDALDSLVGQALFGDGSAAVIVGSDPDISIERPLFQLVSAAQTFIPNSAGAIAGNLREVGLTFHLWPNVPTLISENIEKCLTKAFDPLGISDWNSLFWIAHPGGPAILDAVEAKLNLEKKKLEATRHVLSEYGNMSSACVLFILDEMRKKSLKGEKATTGEGLDWGVLFGFGPGLTIETVVLHSIPTVTN, encoded by the exons ATGGCTTCAGTAGAGGAAATTAGAAACGCTCAACGTGCCAAGGGTCCGGCCACCATCCTAGCCATTGGCACAGCTACTCCCGACCACTGTGTCTACCAGTCTGACTATGCTGATTACTATTTCAGGGTCACTAAGAGCGAGCACATGACTGAGTTGAAGAAGAAATTCAATCGCATAT GTGACAAATCAATGATCAAGAAGCGTTACATTCACTTGACCGAAGAAATGCTTGAGGAGCACCCAAACATTGGTGCTTATATGGCTCCATCTCTTAACATACGACAAGAGATTATCACTGCTGAGGTACCCAAACTGGGTAAAGAAGCAGCATTGAAGGCTCTTAAAGAGTGGGGCCAACCAAAGTCCAAGATCACCCATCTTGTATTTTGTACAACCTCCGGTGTTGAAATGCCCGGTGCGGATTACAAACTCGCTAATCTCTTAGGTCTCGAAACATCAGTTAGAAGAGTGATGTTGTACCATCAAGGGTGCTATGCAGGTGGAACTGTCCTCCGAACCGCTAAGGATCTTGCAGAGAATAATGCAGGAGCACGAGTTCTTGTGGTGTGCTCTGAGATCACTGTTGTTACATTTCGTGGGCCTTCCGAAGATGCTTTGGACTCTTTAGTTGGCCAAGCCCTTTTTGGTGATGGGTCTGCAGCTGTGATCGTTGGATCGGATCCAGATATCTCAATTGAACGACCACTTTTCCAGCTCGTCTCAGCAGCCCAAACGTTTATTCCTAATTCAGCAGGTGCCATTGCCGGAAACTTGCGTGAGGTGGGACTCACCTTTCATTTATGGCCCAATGTGCCTACTTTAATTTCTGAGAACATAGAGAAATGCTTGACTAAGGCTTTTGACCCACTTGGCATTAGCGATTGGAACTCGTTATTTTGGATCGCTCACCCAGGTGGCCCTGCAATTCTCGATGCAGTTGAAGCAAAACTcaatttagagaaaaagaaactcGAAGCAACTAGGCATGTTTTAAGTGAGTACGGTAACATGTCAAGTGCATGtgtattgtttattttggatGAGATGAGAAAGAAATCCTTGAAAGGGGAAAAGGCTACCACAGGTGAAGGATTGGATTGGGGAGTATTATTTGGTTTTGGGCCGGGCTTGACCATCGAAACTGTTGTGTTGCATAGCATTCCCACTGTTACAAATTAA